One segment of Clavelina lepadiformis chromosome 2, kaClaLepa1.1, whole genome shotgun sequence DNA contains the following:
- the LOC143447386 gene encoding uncharacterized protein LOC143447386, which translates to MKEDYENVKQLLIKISYTQFKWYVCGDFKMLGVLLGLQGGYTKYSCFLYLWNSKADGEHYEKIHWPTREKLTPGMYSVIGEPLTITCQNKRMKICWSPYQHNVKV; encoded by the exons ATGAAAGAAGACTATGAAAACGTCAAGCAACTACTCATTAAAATCAGTTACACTCAGTTTAAGTGGTATGTTTGTGgtgactttaaaatgttgggaGTTTTGCTTGGTCTGCAGGGTGGTTACACAAAATACTCTTGCTTTTTATACTTGTGGAATAGTAAAGCTGACGGTGAGCACTATGAAAAAATTCATTGGCCGACACGGGAAAAACTAACCCCAGGAATGTACAGCGTTATTGGGGAACCTCTT ACTATCACTTGCCAAAATAAAAGGATGAAAATTTGTTGGTCCCCATATCAACACAATGTAAAGGTATAA
- the LOC143444920 gene encoding uncharacterized protein LOC143444920, protein MDIGDQDNSWAPHVICGSCRSNLEGWLRGSGKVMSFVVPRVWREPQNHHDDCYFCMINISKYCKISGRRAMAYPSTPSSIAPVPHSEALPIPNPPSNIEMYSGEDSATASENADTDAQYAPTTSSPPHFPTKKELDDLIRYLGLTKSGAELLTSRLNE, encoded by the exons ATGGACATTGGTGATCAGGATAATTCATGGGCACCACATGTAATCTGTGGTAGCTGTCGATCTAATCTTGAAGGATGGTTGAGGGGTTCTGGAAAAGTTATGTCATTTGTAGTTCCCAGAGTTTGGAGAGAGCCGCAAAATCATCATGATGATTGCTATTTTTGCATGATAAACATATCGAAGTATTGCAAGATCAGCGGAAGAAGAGCTATGGCATATCCAAGTACACCCTCATCCATTGCACCTGTTCCTCACAGTGAAGCCTTACCGATTCCAAACCCACCAtcaaat ATAGAAATGTACTCCGGTGAAGACTCAGCAACAGCAAGTGAAAATGCAGACACTGATGCGCAATATGCACCAACAACAAGTTCACCACCTCATTTTCcaacaaaaaaagaattgGATGATTTAATACGTTATCTGGGTCTTACAAAATCTGGAGCAGAGTTATTAACATCCAGACTAAATGAGTGA